From the genome of Triticum aestivum cultivar Chinese Spring chromosome 1A, IWGSC CS RefSeq v2.1, whole genome shotgun sequence:
tccatctgcatggagtttcttcatgcatatctaccaatagacatggttcgcatgtctcaatcttttcaaaaaacgagtgagtccgaagatccatcaacatggagcttcttcatgcgttttataccaacatgactcaaatggcagtgccacaagtatgtggtactatcattactatcttatatcttttgacatgaacatgtgtatcactacgatcgagattcaataaaccattcattttaggtgcaagaccattgaaggtattattcaaataaacagagtaaccattattctccttaaatgaataaccgtattgcgataaacataatccaatcatgtctatgctcaacgcaaacaccaaataacaatcatttaggtttaacatcaatctcgatggtagagggagcatgcgatgcttgatcacatcaaccttggaaacacttccaacacatattgtcatctcacctttagctagtctccgtttattctgtagccttttatttcgagttactaacacttagcaaccgaaccggtattttaataccctggtgctactaggagtactagtaaagtgcacattaatataacgtatatccaaaatacttctgtcgaccttgccagccttctcatctaccaagtatctagggtagttctgcttcagtgatcgttcccctcattacagaagcacttagtctcaggtttggttcaaccttgggtttcttcactagagcagcaactgatttgctgtctcatgaagtatcccttcttttcccttgcccttcttgaaactagtggttttactaaccatcaacaattgatgctcctacttgatttctattttcacggtgtcaaacatcgcgaattgctcaaggatcatcatgtctatccctgatatgttatagttcatcacgaagctccaatagcttggtggcaatgactatggagaatcatcactatctcatctggaagattaactcccactcgattcaagccattgtagtactcatacaatctgagcacatgctcaacgattgagattttctccttagtttgcaggcttaggaaacttgtcagaggtctcatacctcttgacgtgggcactagcctaaaatcccaatttcagtccttggaacatctcatatgttctgcgatgtttcaaaaacgtctttggttcctcaattctaaaccatttagcattacacactgaactatcatgtagtcatcaaaatgcgtatgtcagatgttcgcaacatccacaaccgacactcgaggttcagctcactgagcggtgcattaaggacataatccttctgcgtagcaatgaggacaatcctcagtttacggacctagtccgcataattgctactatcaactttcaactaaattttctctaggaacatatctaaaacagtagaactaaagcataagctacgacataatttgtaaagtccttttgactatgttcatgataattaagttcatatgataatttaatgaactcccactcagatagacatccctctagtcatctaagtgatacatgatccgagtcaactaggccgtgtccgatcatcacgtgatacggactagtcatcatcggtgaacatcttcatgttgatcgtatcttctatacgactcatgctcgacctttcggtcttccgtgttccgaggccatgtctgtacatgctaggctcgtcaagtcaacctaagtgtattgcgtgtgtaaatctggcttacacccgttgtattcgaacattagaatctatcacacccgatcatcacgtggtgcttcgaaacaacgaaccttcgcaatggtgcatagttagggggaacactttcttgaaattattacgagggatcatcttatttaagctaccgtcgttctaagcaaataagatgcaaaacaagataaacatcatatgcaatcaaatagtgacatgatatggccaatatcatttgctccttttgatctccatcttcggggcttcatgatcatcattgtcaccggcatgacaccatgatctccatcatcatgatctccatcatcgtgtcttcttgaagttgtctcgtcatctattacttctactactatggctaacgctttagcaataaagtaaagtaattacatgacgtttatgttgacacgcaggtcataaataaataaagacaactcctatggctcctgccggttgtcatactcatcgacatgcaagtcgtgattcctattacaagagcatgatcaatctcatacatcacatatatcattcatcacatccttttggccatatcacatcacaaagcaaaccctgcaaaaacaagttagacgtcctctaattgttgttgcaagtttttacgtggctgctataggtttctagcaagaacgtttcttacctacgccaaaaccacaacgtgatatgccaatttctatttacccttcataaggacccttttcatcgaatccgatccgactaaagtgggagagacagacacccgctagccaccttatgcaactagtgcatgtcaatcggtggaaccagtctcacgtaagcgtacgtgtaaggttgatccgggccgcttcatcccacgatgccgccgaatcaagataagactagtaacggcaagcaaattgacaatatcgacgcccacaactgctttgtgttctactcgtgcatagaaactacgcatagacctagctcatgatgccactgttgggaacgtagcagaattttaaaattttctatgcatcaccaagatcaatctatggagtcatctagcaacaagggagagaggagtgcatctacatacccttgtagatcgcgcgtggaagcgttcaagagaacggggttgatggagtcgtactcgtcgtgatccaaatcaccgatgacctagcgccaaacggacggcacctctgcgttcaacacacgtacggttgggaatacgtctcctccaacttgatccagcaaggggggaggagaggttgatgaatatccagcagcacgacggcgtggtggtggaagcaacggtgatctcggcagggctttgccaagctcagagagagggaggagtgtcacgggagggagagagaggcgccaGGGGCTCGGGTGCGTCTGCCCTCCCTCACCCCattatatataggacccctagggggcgccggccctaggagattgaatctccaagggggcggcggccaaggggggtggagtgccccccaagccaagtggggcgccccccacccctagggtttccaaccctaggcgcagggggaggcccatgaggggcgcaccagcccactaggggctggttcccctcccactttagcccatggggccctccgggataggtggccccacccggtggacccccgggacccttccggtggtcccggtacaatactgattacccccgaaaccttcctGATGGCTGAAActtaacttcctatatataaatctttacctccgaaccattctggaactcctcgtgatgtccgggatctcatccgggactccgaacaactttcgggttaccgtatactaatatctcaacaaccctagcgtcactgaaccttaagtgtgtagaccctacaggttctggagacacgcagacatgaccgagacgactctccggtcaataaccaacagcgggatctagatacccatgttggctcccacatgctcctcgatgatctcatcggatggaccacgatgtcgaggattcaatcaatcttgtatacaattccctttgtcaatcggtacgttacttgcccgagactcgatcgtcggtatcccaatacctcgttcaatctcgttaccggcaagtcactttactcgtaccgtaatgcgtgatcccgtgatcaaccacttggtcacattgagctcattatgatgatgcattaccgagtgggcccagagatacctctccgtcatacggagtgacaaatcccagtctcgattcgtgccaacccaacagacactttcggagatacctgcagtgtacctttatagtcacctagttacgttgtgacgtttggcacgccCAAAGaattaccgagtaggcccagagatacctcttctactactatggctaatggtttagcaataaagtaaagtaattacatgacgtttatgttgacacgcaggtcataaataaattaagacaacttctatggctcctgccggttgtcatactcatcgacatgcaagtcgtgattcctattacaagagcatgatcaatctcatacatcacatatatcattcatcacatccttttggccatatcacatcacaaagcaaaccctgcaaaaacaagttagacgtcctctaattgttgttgcatgttttacgtggctgctatggtttctagcaagaacgtttcttacctacgcaaaaccacaacggtgatatgccaatttctatttacccttcataaggacccttttcatcgaatccgatccgactaaagtgggagagatagacacccgccagccaccttatgcatcaagtgcatgtcagtcggtggaaccagtctcacataagtgtacgtgtaaggtcggtccgggccgcttcatcccacaatgccgccgaatcaagataagactagtaacgacaagcaaattgaacaaatcatcacccacaactactttgtgttctactcgtgcatagaatatacgcatagacctagctcacgatgccactgttggggatcgtagcagaaatttaaaattttctacgcatcaccaagatcaatctatggagtaatctagcaacgaggggaaggggagtgcatcttcatacccttgaagatcgctaagcggaagcgttacaagaatgcgattggtggagtcatacacgcagcgattcagatcgcggtcgattccgatctaagcgccgaacaacggcgcctccgcgttcaacacatgtacagcccggtgacgtcttccgcgccttgatccagcaaggagagagggagaggttggggaagactccgtccagcagaagcacgacggcgtggtgatgatggaggagtgcgggactccagtagggcttcgccaagcactacgagagacgaggagggagagaggtagggctgcgccaagagggagatcaaatcatgtgtttgGCAGCCcgcaatacctcaagtatatagagggggaggggaggggctgcgcccccatctagggttccatccctaggggtggcggcagcccccaaaacccatctagggtgcggccaaggggggaagagaggggggcgccctagggtgggccttaaggcccatctggacctagggttttcccccttcccACTCTCCACGCGCCTTCggcctaggtgggggggggggggcgcaccagcccacctggggctggccccctcccacacttggcccacgcagccttctggggctggtggcctcacctggtggacccccgggaccctcccggtggtcccggtacgttaccgatagcacccaaaactttttcggtgaccaaaacggcacttcccatatataaatatttacctccggaccatttcggaactcctcgtgacgtctgggatctcatccgggactccaaacaacattcggtaaccgcgtacatacttttcctataaccctagcgtcatcgaaccttaagtgcgtagaccctacgggctcgggaataatgcagacatgaccgagacatctctctggtcaataagcaacaacgggatctggatacgcatgttggctcccacatgttccacgatgatctcatcggatgaaccacgatgtcaaggattcagtcaatctcgtatacaatttcctttgtctaccggtatagtacttgcacgagattcgatcgtcggtatcccgataccttgttcaatctcgttacgggcaagtctctttactcgttgcgtaacacatcatctcgtgatcaactccttggtcacattgtgcacattatgatgatgtcctaccgagtgggcccagagatacctctccgtttacacggagtgacaaatcccagtctcgattcgtgccaacccaacagacactttcggagatacccgtagtgcacctttatagccacccagttacgttatggcgtttggtacacccaaagcattcctacggtatccgggagttgcacaatctcatggtctaaggaaacgatacttgacattagaaaagctttagcaaacgaactatacgatcttgtgctaggcttaggattgggtcttgtccatcacatcattctcctaatgatgtgatcccgttatcaatgacatccaatgtccatggttaggaaaccgtaaccatctattgatcaacgagctagtcaactagaggcttactagggacatggtgttgtctatgtatccacatatgtatctgagtttcctatcaatacaattatagcatgaacaatagacaattatcataaacaaggaaatacaataataaccattttattattgcctctagggcatatttccaacaggagacGGCTGGGTATGCAGCCTCCAATACCTATGATAGAACTTGTAAGCTATTATTTTACAAGTATAATCTTTGTCCTCTTCCTTTTACATGTCCACCATATTTGCATTGGAGACTTTTTCTAGTTTGGAGAGTCTAGTCTGGACAAGCAGAAGAATGGTGAATGATGTCGTTGGAGATGGCCTAATGCCAGTCGACATATTTTTTCTGTTGAAATGATTCTCTACAGCCGACCGGCTACAATTTCAGCTGGTCGGGGCCATGTAGCGCTCAGGTCATCTACCTTATCCAGCCGCACGGGCTCCTACTCCACTTGTTTTCTCCACCTTAGCAATGATATATTCTCTCTTCTCTTTCTTCCCAACTCCACCCGAGCAAGCTCATGGCATCGCCGTGAGCTCTTCCAAACACCACCGGCATCTCATTGGCCATGACTGCAAACTCCTTTGTCCACCTCCCGCCATTGGCTCTGATTGATCAGATACCACTAGTACAACCGTGTGTCACAGATGTTGGGACCGTTTGAAGTCGGAGTTGGAAGCAGTAGATGTGGTTTTTGCCAGTGGTGGAGCTTCAAGCCCATTGCTGGACGGGCTAAAAACAAGGAAACAACCTATCGAACGGTGTTCCAAGGCCTAGGAGTAAAACAAAGTGCACAAATTTCAAAATgttgggcgggccatggcccattCGGCCTTGTCGTATCTCCCCTGGTGGTTTTTACAAACCAAGAGCGGAGGTGGAAGTGGAACCAACAAATGAGTTTGCTGGAACGGACTGAAAGCAGAGCTGGAACCAGCAACTGCTTTTGCTGCAATGGTTGGAGTGTTTTGGAGGTGGCGACGGGCTGAAATCCTGATTTGTTGCAACCGGCAACCACAAAAGCTACTACTGATGAGTTCTTTTTGCTACCCGTGCGGCGAGGGCCGTCGGCGGGGGTGGCGTTGGAGGTATGACGGTTGCAACGACGTTCGACATGACCGCCAAACGAGGCAAGGCGTGCTGCTACGGGGGATGCGTCAAGGTGTCTCGTAGGCGATGAAGAGTGGCGGCAGTGGTGCCACAACTAGCGATGAGACCGGCTGCGAGGGGTAGGGTCGCTGTGAAGGAGGCGGCGTCGCTGTGCGGAaggtacgtggctgtatttacagGAGGAAGACAATTGTAGAAGGAAGACGGCCCTGAGGGAGGGATCTAATCATGTGGCCAATAAGACATAGATCGAACGGTCGGGAGACTGCCGGTCGAAATTTTGGCCGGTCGACCGGCGCCGAGCGCGCTGGCCCTAAAATAACTTAGAAAATTCGACGACACTTTTTTTAGAATCGAAGAAGCACTTGCCGAACTTTAACGCCGGCTTTGCTGAAAACTCCGTATAACAAACCAGAAAGATGCACCCGTCATCCTTGCCGAGCTTAAAATAGCTACTCCCAGTAGTTGTACACAAGCGGCCACCCCTTGCCGCGGCGATGGCAAGCCACCAGCTACGCCTCttccagctgctgctgctgctgctgctctcgtcGGCTTCCCACGCCCGGGACACCATCTCGCCAGGCCAGCCGCTCAGGGGCAACGACACGCTGGTCTCGCCCGGCGCCGGCAGCTACGTGCTCGGCTTCTTCACGCCGCCGGGCTCCAACAACACCTACATCGGGCTGTGGTACGCCAAGGTCCCCGTCCGCACCGTCGTCTGGGTCGCCAACCGCGCCGACCCCGTCCCGGGCCCCGTGGAGCGCAACGCGCGCGCGACCCTGTCCGTCTCCGCCGACGGCACGCTCTCCGTCGCCGACGCCAGCTCCACCGTCGTCTGGTCGGCCCCCCCGGCGCCGGGCGCGGGCGCCGGGAGGTGCACGGCGCGGCTGCTGGACATCGGGAACCTCGTGGTCTCCGACGCGAGCGGCGCCGTGGCGTGGCAGGGGTTCGACCACCCCACCGACACCCTGATTCCGGGGATGCGGGTGGGGATGGACTTCCGCACCGGCGCCAACATGACGCTGACGGCGTGGACGAGCCCCTCCGACCCGTCCCCGGGGCCGGTGGTGGCTGTGATGGACACCACCGGCGACCCGGAGGTGTTCATCTGGAACGGGGCGGAGAAGGTGTGGCGGTCGGGGCCCTGGGACGGGCTCCAGTTCACCGGCGTCCCGGACACGGCCACCTACATGGGCTTCAACTTCAGCTTCGTCAACAGCGCCAAGGAGGTGAGCTACAGCTTCCAGGTGGCCAACTCGAGCATCGTCTCCCGGCTAGCGCTGAACAGCACGGGCGCCGCCGGCGGGCTGCTACAGCGGTGGACGTGGGTGTGGGCGGCCGGCGCGTGGAACATGTACTGGTACGCGCCCAAGGACCAGTGCGACGCCGTGAACCAGTGCGGGCCGAACGGGGTGTGCGACCCCAACAGCCTGCCGGTGTGCGAGTGCCTGCGCGGGTTCGCGCCGCGGTCGCCGGAGGCGTGGGCGCTGCGGGACAACCGGGGCGGGTGCGCGCGCGCGACGCCGCTCGACTGCGGCAACGGCACGGACGGGTTCGCGCTGATGGCGCACGCCAAGGTGCCGGACACGACGGCCGCCGTGGTGGACTACCGCGCGGGGCTCGCCGAGTGCGCGCAGCGGTGCCAGCGGAACTGCTCCTGCACGGCGTACGCCAACGCGAACCTGAGCGGCGCGCCGGGGCACCGCGGGTGCGTGATGTGGGGCGGCGCGCTGGAGGACCTCCGCGTGTTCCCCAACTTCGGCCAGGACCTCTAcgtgcgcctcgccgccgccgacctcggtACGTGCCGGCCTACGTGTCTCCGTTCCGTTTGCACTCGTTTTTTTTCCTACAATTTTCTACTGTTATAAATTCGAATGGAATGTGGCATGTGATTACCCATGATGGTTCTTGGTAGGTGAAAATTTGTTCCATCCTATCCTTTGGTCCAAGCACAGATAGATTAATTAGATTGGAGGCAACTTTGGGCTGGCATCTGAaactttttgttttgggttaattatTAACTTAGGCATTTAGCTTTTGGCATGTGCAGAGTGCCGGCTTTAGTTTGTCCCGATCGAGCACCAGCTAGTGGGAAAATCAAAAATGTTAGAACTAGATCTTGCACAGCTGTTTAGTCAGTGAGGGGCCTTGCTGCACTGTTCTGTTTCGAGTGGAAGCCACTTTTTAGGAGGAATTAGGAAAGTAATTCAACGAATTGTTAACTTTGGGCATGGTCAAACTTATTCTCGAGCATAGTCATACCATAATGCGGTGCAACTGTCCTCTTATTATGAATGAACTTTGAGTACTACCACTCGGTTAGATGAGAGGTTGTGATCATCAAATCCTGAGAAATCTGCAAACAAAGCAACCATTACATATAGTATGTTGAGGCGTTGAGGGCATGGGCTAATATAAATCCTTGCTCGGCTCGAGGAAACGTAAGCTTGAAGACACCATACTGTTAGCGGGCGATGTAACTATCATTTGATTAATAAAGTAAGCCTTCCCGTCAAAAGAATAAAATTGTTGTGGCTTCTAAAGCTTTATTTAGGGGAGGAAAGTTGATGTTTTTTTGAAATTGGAGGAAAGATTATGCTATTTTTTGAAATTGGGGGAAAGTTGATGTTGATATACCCTAGAACCTTT
Proteins encoded in this window:
- the LOC123061459 gene encoding receptor-like serine/threonine-protein kinase SD1-8 isoform X2 → MASHQLRLFQLLLLLLLSSASHARDTISPGQPLRGNDTLVSPGAGSYVLGFFTPPGSNNTYIGLWYAKVPVRTVVWVANRADPVPGPVERNARATLSVSADGTLSVADASSTVVWSAPPAPGAGAGRCTARLLDIGNLVVSDASGAVAWQGFDHPTDTLIPGMRVGMDFRTGANMTLTAWTSPSDPSPGPVVAVMDTTGDPEVFIWNGAEKVWRSGPWDGLQFTGVPDTATYMGFNFSFVNSAKEVSYSFQVANSSIVSRLALNSTGAAGGLLQRWTWVWAAGAWNMYWYAPKDQCDAVNQCGPNGVCDPNSLPVCECLRGFAPRSPEAWALRDNRGGCARATPLDCGNGTDGFALMAHAKVPDTTAAVVDYRAGLAECAQRCQRNCSCTAYANANLSGAPGHRGCVMWGGALEDLRVFPNFGQDLYVRLAAADLDAPSKSDKKAHVIIAVAVSICVLAAIIALAGFFWWRRKRARARQSGAPSKWSGVLHSRTLTSEGTSHGADLDLPIYDLETIAEATQGFSTDNKLGEGGYGPVYKGTLEDGQEIAVKTLSQASTQGPDEFKNEVMLIAKLQHRNLVRLIGCCICGQEKILIYEYMANKSLDFFLFDKSKSMLLDWQTRYRIIEGIARGLLYLHQDSRYRIVHRDLKTSNILLDKDMTPKISDFGMARIFGGDDSEINTLRVVGTYGYMAPEYAMDGVFSVKSDVFSFGVIVLEIITGIRNRGVYSYSSHLNLLAHAWSLLSEGKSLELVDETLKGTFESEEVVKCLKVGLLCVQENPDDRPLMSQALTMLAAADAASLATPKQPGFAARRAAATATATGTEDTSSSRADCSFVDSMTITMIEGREKKSMDG
- the LOC123061459 gene encoding receptor-like serine/threonine-protein kinase SD1-8 isoform X1; amino-acid sequence: MASHQLRLFQLLLLLLLSSASHARDTISPGQPLRGNDTLVSPGAGSYVLGFFTPPGSNNTYIGLWYAKVPVRTVVWVANRADPVPGPVERNARATLSVSADGTLSVADASSTVVWSAPPAPGAGAGRCTARLLDIGNLVVSDASGAVAWQGFDHPTDTLIPGMRVGMDFRTGANMTLTAWTSPSDPSPGPVVAVMDTTGDPEVFIWNGAEKVWRSGPWDGLQFTGVPDTATYMGFNFSFVNSAKEVSYSFQVANSSIVSRLALNSTGAAGGLLQRWTWVWAAGAWNMYWYAPKDQCDAVNQCGPNGVCDPNSLPVCECLRGFAPRSPEAWALRDNRGGCARATPLDCGNGTDGFALMAHAKVPDTTAAVVDYRAGLAECAQRCQRNCSCTAYANANLSGAPGHRGCVMWGGALEDLRVFPNFGQDLYVRLAAADLDAPSKSDKKAHVIIAVAVSICVLAAIIALAGFFWWRRKRARARQSVGAPSKWSGVLHSRTLTSEGTSHGADLDLPIYDLETIAEATQGFSTDNKLGEGGYGPVYKGTLEDGQEIAVKTLSQASTQGPDEFKNEVMLIAKLQHRNLVRLIGCCICGQEKILIYEYMANKSLDFFLFDKSKSMLLDWQTRYRIIEGIARGLLYLHQDSRYRIVHRDLKTSNILLDKDMTPKISDFGMARIFGGDDSEINTLRVVGTYGYMAPEYAMDGVFSVKSDVFSFGVIVLEIITGIRNRGVYSYSSHLNLLAHAWSLLSEGKSLELVDETLKGTFESEEVVKCLKVGLLCVQENPDDRPLMSQALTMLAAADAASLATPKQPGFAARRAAATATATGTEDTSSSRADCSFVDSMTITMIEGREKKSMDG